GATATTCCCTTAACACGGGTTGGACAACCCTTATCTTTAACAGAGTTGGAAACAGAAGGTGCAAAGTTAGCCCGCTTTTTGGGAGTATCGTTAGAAGGACTTTAAGTGATAGGGCATAGGGCATGGGGTACAAAAGGCAGAGGTGCAAAGAGGCAGAGGGGAAAGACTTACTGTAACTTTTCCCCATTCCTCATTCCCCATTCCTCATTCCCCATTCCTCATTCCCTCTTGAAACGATAAGATACTCTGGTTAAATCAGTAACTGGCAATGCGGTTAAAAATTTCACAATTTTTGCTTTCTCTTGTGCTTATCAGTGCTGTGATGCTTGGAGGATGTTCAACACAGCAGGTAGCTTCTAATACCTCTTCTCCAACCTCGACAGCTACCTCGACTACCCAGACGACTACTCAAGCAACATCTGTATCTCAAACTAGTAGTGAGAGTATTCCTGGAATCACTGGTTTACCACGTCTTGAAGGCAAGGCGACTGTGGTAATGACGGTTAAAGGTTCGCCCATTACTATCGAAGTAGACGGCACTGATGCCCCCATTACAGCTGGTAACTTCGTAGATTTAGTTCAAAAGGGCGTTTACGATGGTTTAGCTTTCCATCGAGTTGTACGCGAACCCCAACCGTTTGTAGTTCAAGGGGGCGATCCTCAAAGCAAAGACCCGAAAGTTCCAGCAGATCAGCTGGGAACGGGTAGCTATATTGACCCAAAAACGGGAAATGCTCGCTACATACCTTTAGAAGTTAAGCCAAAAGGTTCGGATACTCCGCTTTACAACAAACCATTTGATGCTACTGCTCAACCCGTTATATTGCCTCATAAACAGGGTGCAGTAGCGATGGCGCGATCGCAAGCACCAGATTCCGCTTCTGCTCAGTTTTACTTTGCTTTGGCGGATCTAGCCTTCTTGGATGGTAACTACGCCGTGTTTGGCAATGTCACTCAAGGCTTGGATGTAGTGAACAAAATTCAGCAAGGCGATCGCATTGACTCTGCTAAAGTCACCCAAGGGGCTGAAAATCTGAAAACAGCAGGGCAGTAGGAGGAAGAGAGCAGGGGGAGCATACTTCTCTACGAGAGGCTGCGCCCTAAGCGTAGCTATGCCGCAGGCTTTACGACTACGCTCAGTAACCGGGGTAGGCAGAGGAAGCAGGGGGAGAATAACTACTAACTCCTAACTTCTAACTCCTAAATTTAGTGAAAGTTCTTGTCACTGGTATTGGCCTAGTTTCCGCCCTGGGTGGAAGTTTAGAGGATAGTTGGAAAAATCTGATAGCAGGTAAATCTGGAATTAGGTTACATCAACCATTTCCAGAAATAAAACCACTTCCTCTAGGTTTGATTGCTCAACAACCATCTGAGTTGGCAATGTTAACTCAAATGGTTGTTACTTCTGCTTTACAAGATGCTGGGTTAGTTCCACCTTTAGCTGATTGTGCTGTCGTCATTGGATCTAGCCGCTCTTATCAAGCATCTTGGGAGATGCTGGCGCGGCAAATGTATAAAGATACAAAAAACTTGCCCGTTTCTAATTTTGGAAATTGGTTAGATATATTACCTCATATCAATGCGATCGCAACTGCAAGACAAATCGGTGCAACAGGTATGGTTTTGGCACCGATGGCAGCTTGTGCAACTGGAATTTGGTCTATCGCCCAAGCAGCCTTACTTATACAAACTGGGCAATGTCAACAGGCGATCGCAGGCGCAGTGGAAGCACCAATTACACCCCTAACTTTAGCTGGGTTTCAGCAGATGGGTGCTTTGGCGAAAACTGGGGCTTATCCCTTTGATTTGCAGCGAGAAGGCTTAGTTTTGGGCGAAGGTGCGGCTGTATTTGTCTTAGAATCCGCAGAGTTGGCAAAACAGCGTCAAGCAAAAGTGTATGGTGAAATTCTCGGTTTTGGCTTAACTAACGACGCATATCATAGTAATTCACCGGAACCTGAAGGGAAAAGTGCGATCGCAGCTATCAAACAATGTCTAGAACGTAGTTGTCTCTCACCAGCCGATATTGATTACATTCATGCTCATGGCACAGCAACCCAGCTAAATGACCAGATGGAGAGTATGGTAATCCAGCGCTTGTTTCCCCAAGGCGTGGCAGTTAGTTCTACCAAAGGAAGCACAGGTCATACACTAGGAGCATCGGGAGCATTAGGTGTAGCTTTTTCTCTCATGGCATTAAAGCATCAAATATTACCGCCTTGTGTAGGATTGCAGCAGCCAGAATTTGATTTAGAAATCGTTACAGCAGCACGTCTAAGCAAAATTAGGCAGGTTTTATGCTTGAGTTTTGGCTTTGGTGGACAGAATGTCGCGATCGCGTTAGCTAAGTCCCCATAGTACTTTGTACCTACAGCACAATATAAAATATAAAACTGTAACAAAAAATACAAAATTTTTATTTTTCTCAAAAAAAGGATAAGCTAGTTACAGAATGATATCCGGTTCGTAAAGATACCGTGATTAGGAGAAAATTTTATGATTTCAAAATCACTACTACCGCTAGAACCTGCTTCTCCAGCGCATATATGCCCATTTGACCAAGCCTGTAGCTACTTAGAAGCGGCAGCTAAAGAATTAAATTTAAATCAAGGTTTGCTGGAAATCCTCAGCCATCCGCGTAAGGTTGTCACAGTTTCCATTCCAGTGAAACTAGATGATGGCGAAATACAAGTTCTTGCTGGACACCGTGTACAGCACTCCGATGTTTTAGGCCCCTACAAAGGTGGAATTCGTTACCATCCAGCTGTGACATTGCGCGAAGTATCGGCTTTGGCAATGCTGATGACCTGGAAATGTGCCTTGTTAGGTATTCCTTATGGTGGTGGGAAGGGTGGCATTCCTATAGATCCAAAACGCTACAGTGTTGGCGAATTAGAGCGAATTAGCCGCCGTTATATCAGTGAGTTACTTAAAGATATTGGGCCTTCTGTAGATATTCCTGCGCCAGACATGGGTACTTCTGCTCGTGAAATGGCTTGGATGATGGACACTTACTCTGTAAATGTTGGTCATGCTGTACCAGGGGTTGTGACTGGCAAACCGCTTTCCATTGGTGGTTCTCTGGGGCGAGAAATGGCAACTGGACGTGGCACAATGATTATTGTGCGTGAGGCGCTAGCAGATCGAGGTAAATCCTTAGTAGGAGTGCGAGTAGCTATTCAGGGTTTTGGTAATGTCGGTGGTGCCGCAGCTGAATTACTCCATCAAGCAGGCGCGAAAATTATCGCTGTTTCAACAGGTGCTGGGGGAATATTTTCCGAAGCTGGTCTTGATATTCCCGCGTTGAAAATCTACGCTGCTGAAAATCGCAAGAGTATTGTAGGTTTCCCGCAATCTGTACCAATAAGTAATGCAGATTTATTAACTTTACCCTGCGATGTCTTAATACCAGCGGCTTTAGAAAACCAGATAACTGGAGAAAATGTGAATCAGGTGCAAGCGCAAATTGTCGCAGAAGCAGCTAACGGGCCGGTTACTCTTGAAGCTAACTTGGCATTAGAGGCGCGGGGTGTAACAGTGCTACCAGACATCTTGGCGAATGCTGGTGGTGTGGTAGTCAGTTATTTGGAGTGGGTGCAGGGTCTTTCTTACGTATTTTGGGATGAGGAGCGCGTTAACCGCGAAATGGAGCATTTGATGGTACAAGCCTACCGTAAGGTGATTCAGCAATCTAATAAGCGGCAAATTTCTTTAAGATTAGCAGCTTACACTTTAGGCGTGGGTAGAGTTGCCCAGGCCCTGACTGACAGAGGTCTTTATCCTTAATATTTAGGAAGATACAATATTTTGAATTGAATAGACCAGATGTTTAGGGGTGCGATATTATATTGTGCCCCTACAATTACATAGCGATCGCTGCTAATATAACTTCGATTCAAGATACACCGTTAGGAGCGTAGAGCTAGCTTTACGCTCCTAACAATGTATCTGTTATTATTTACGACTCACCAGAAGGGGAAGCAGCATGAATTAAATCTGGCTTCTTCTCAGCAGGAGGAAGTTCAATAGCTTGAGTCGATGTGGGACGTTGATGGCGAGCGCGAGTTTGGATCTGCACAGGTTTACCCATCTCAATTGACTGGTAAAGTGCTTGAATGATCGAAACATCAATCAACCCTTCTGTCCCAGATGGCTCAGGGTCTTTATCTTGCACAATACAATCAGAGAAGTAGGTAAATTCAGCTGCTAGTTGGTCATGATCCTCAAAGGTACGCTCTTGAGTTTCACCATTAATTGTCAAATAATGCTTGATTTCTCCCTGCCAAGGATAGGCAGGTTCTACTCGTAAATCTCCTTTAGTACCTACAACCTGATAGGTTGAAACATTTGCCCCTCCAAAACTACAGGTAAATGTTGCCAATCGCTCGTTGGGAAAACGCAAAGTGACACTAGTCATTTCTTCCACTTCGCTGAAACGTTGTTCTCCCTTATTGGCAGCTACAGCAAATACTTCAATTGGTTCATCTTGAAATAGATAACGTACAGCATTAATGCAGTAAATGCCGATATCATAGAGCGTGCCACCACCAGTTACATTACGTAAACGAATATTGCCTTCTTCTACTTGTTGACTAAAAACCGAGTTAAAAACACGTGGTTCACCAATTTGCTTCGAGCGGATAATTTCGACTGCTTGTAAATTGGCTTCTTCTAAATGTAAGCGATAGGCAATCATCAGCTTGACATTATTATCATTGGCAGCTTTAATCATTGCCTCACACTCTTCTTCTGTCACTGCCATTGGCTTTTCACACAACACATGAATTGCCTGATTAGCAGCCCGCACAGTGTAGTCACAATGCAAGTGATTGGGCAAAGCAATATAAACTGCATCAATCTCGCCGCTTGCCAAACAGTCCTCATACTCCTCATAGGAGTAAGTATGCTCTATTCCATACTTTTTGCTCAGTTCTTCGCTTTTAATGGGGTCATCTGAAACCAGTGCCACTAATTCTGAGTTTTTGGCGTGGACAAAGGAAGGTAAGGCGGCTTCTTGAGCAAACCAACCTAAACCAACAACAGCATAACGAATTTTGCGCTTACCATTTGTAGCAGTCATTTTTCTCCTCTCTGATAAAGGAATATTTTGCTAAATGCACCAATTACCTTTGAATTAGGACTAACTGTTTATACAAATACTGAGAAGAAATTAGGTTCCTACATTGCTAATGCAGCTTCTACATTTGACACCAACTTAGCTTTGGTTTCCTGAAACTCCTGTCCCAATTCAGTTAGCTCTTTATCACTCATACATTCGCGCACAGCATTAAAAATTTCGCTTTCTTCTTCTTCTGCATGATGCTCAAATGTTTCCTTCAATTCGCTCATTTTTTCTTTAAACTCAGGATCGGTAGGTTTAAACGCCTTAATCTCTTCTAAAATAACTGAAACTTCTTCATGCTCTTCTTCAGCTTCTTCAACATATTGTTCAGTTTCTTCGTATTCTCGCAAAGCTGGGTAGAAAACTAATTCTTCAGTTCTAGCATGTAATATCAACGCTACATAAATTTGATTGAATTGTTCAACTAATTTTGCACCCTTAGCTTTTTCTACTTCTGTAAAAAGCTTTTCAACTTGACGATGCTCTGCTTCAATTAATGCCAAAATGCCTGTTGCTTTATCTTTATTAGCTTTAGTTCTAGCCATTTCTTTTCCCCTTATTAATTAGAGATTTATAGGGCTGAGAATTTGGAGGTTGATGAATGAGAACTCGTATATTCTCAATGAATTGCTAAATTAAAACCTCATTCTTTCAGTAAGCTTTAGTTTAGACTTAAGGAATATTTCCGCTATTGC
The Nostoc punctiforme PCC 73102 genome window above contains:
- a CDS encoding peptidylprolyl isomerase, yielding MRLKISQFLLSLVLISAVMLGGCSTQQVASNTSSPTSTATSTTQTTTQATSVSQTSSESIPGITGLPRLEGKATVVMTVKGSPITIEVDGTDAPITAGNFVDLVQKGVYDGLAFHRVVREPQPFVVQGGDPQSKDPKVPADQLGTGSYIDPKTGNARYIPLEVKPKGSDTPLYNKPFDATAQPVILPHKQGAVAMARSQAPDSASAQFYFALADLAFLDGNYAVFGNVTQGLDVVNKIQQGDRIDSAKVTQGAENLKTAGQ
- a CDS encoding beta-ketoacyl-ACP synthase — its product is MKVLVTGIGLVSALGGSLEDSWKNLIAGKSGIRLHQPFPEIKPLPLGLIAQQPSELAMLTQMVVTSALQDAGLVPPLADCAVVIGSSRSYQASWEMLARQMYKDTKNLPVSNFGNWLDILPHINAIATARQIGATGMVLAPMAACATGIWSIAQAALLIQTGQCQQAIAGAVEAPITPLTLAGFQQMGALAKTGAYPFDLQREGLVLGEGAAVFVLESAELAKQRQAKVYGEILGFGLTNDAYHSNSPEPEGKSAIAAIKQCLERSCLSPADIDYIHAHGTATQLNDQMESMVIQRLFPQGVAVSSTKGSTGHTLGASGALGVAFSLMALKHQILPPCVGLQQPEFDLEIVTAARLSKIRQVLCLSFGFGGQNVAIALAKSP
- a CDS encoding Glu/Leu/Phe/Val family dehydrogenase encodes the protein MISKSLLPLEPASPAHICPFDQACSYLEAAAKELNLNQGLLEILSHPRKVVTVSIPVKLDDGEIQVLAGHRVQHSDVLGPYKGGIRYHPAVTLREVSALAMLMTWKCALLGIPYGGGKGGIPIDPKRYSVGELERISRRYISELLKDIGPSVDIPAPDMGTSAREMAWMMDTYSVNVGHAVPGVVTGKPLSIGGSLGREMATGRGTMIIVREALADRGKSLVGVRVAIQGFGNVGGAAAELLHQAGAKIIAVSTGAGGIFSEAGLDIPALKIYAAENRKSIVGFPQSVPISNADLLTLPCDVLIPAALENQITGENVNQVQAQIVAEAANGPVTLEANLALEARGVTVLPDILANAGGVVVSYLEWVQGLSYVFWDEERVNREMEHLMVQAYRKVIQQSNKRQISLRLAAYTLGVGRVAQALTDRGLYP
- a CDS encoding Gfo/Idh/MocA family protein; this encodes MTATNGKRKIRYAVVGLGWFAQEAALPSFVHAKNSELVALVSDDPIKSEELSKKYGIEHTYSYEEYEDCLASGEIDAVYIALPNHLHCDYTVRAANQAIHVLCEKPMAVTEEECEAMIKAANDNNVKLMIAYRLHLEEANLQAVEIIRSKQIGEPRVFNSVFSQQVEEGNIRLRNVTGGGTLYDIGIYCINAVRYLFQDEPIEVFAVAANKGEQRFSEVEEMTSVTLRFPNERLATFTCSFGGANVSTYQVVGTKGDLRVEPAYPWQGEIKHYLTINGETQERTFEDHDQLAAEFTYFSDCIVQDKDPEPSGTEGLIDVSIIQALYQSIEMGKPVQIQTRARHQRPTSTQAIELPPAEKKPDLIHAASPSGES
- a CDS encoding hemerythrin domain-containing protein; amino-acid sequence: MARTKANKDKATGILALIEAEHRQVEKLFTEVEKAKGAKLVEQFNQIYVALILHARTEELVFYPALREYEETEQYVEEAEEEHEEVSVILEEIKAFKPTDPEFKEKMSELKETFEHHAEEEESEIFNAVRECMSDKELTELGQEFQETKAKLVSNVEAALAM